Proteins encoded in a region of the Oscillospiraceae bacterium MB24-C1 genome:
- the rsmD gene encoding 16S rRNA (guanine(966)-N(2))-methyltransferase RsmD, translating into MRVITGTARGRKLVAPQGLDTRPTSDMAKEALFSIIQFEVEGSAVLDLFAGSGQLGIEALSRGARSAVFVDASREANQAITQNLEHTKLKDHARIVMMDAVAFLKTVREPFDIALLDPPYNKELINSLLPLLVPCMNPGGIIMCETERDEMLPEAVGIFAARKEYRYGKAKLTTYRAL; encoded by the coding sequence CCGCAGGGATTAGATACCCGCCCGACCTCAGATATGGCAAAAGAAGCGCTGTTTTCTATCATTCAGTTTGAGGTGGAAGGTTCTGCGGTGCTGGATCTTTTTGCAGGTTCGGGTCAGCTTGGCATTGAGGCGCTGTCGCGCGGCGCACGTTCGGCGGTTTTTGTCGACGCTTCGCGCGAGGCAAATCAGGCCATTACCCAGAACCTTGAACACACCAAGCTCAAAGACCATGCGCGGATCGTCATGATGGACGCTGTCGCGTTTTTAAAAACTGTACGCGAGCCTTTTGATATTGCGTTGTTAGACCCGCCCTACAACAAAGAGCTGATTAATTCGTTGCTGCCGTTGCTGGTGCCTTGTATGAACCCCGGCGGCATTATTATGTGTGAAACTGAGCGGGATGAAATGCTGCCCGAAGCCGTGGGCATTTTTGCCGCGCGCAAAGAATATCGTTACGGTAAGGCAAAGTTGACGACCTACCGTGCGCTTTAA